One segment of Eschrichtius robustus isolate mEscRob2 chromosome 3, mEscRob2.pri, whole genome shotgun sequence DNA contains the following:
- the FBXO2 gene encoding F-box only protein 2 has translation MDGDGDPESVGQPEEASPEDQQEEAGAEEASGGEERPEDEGEEEAAYLDELPEPLLLRVLAELPAAQLVQACRLVCLRWKELVDGSPLWLLKCQQEGLVPEGGPEDERDHWQQFYFLSKRRRNLLHNPCGEEDLEGWCDVEHGGDGWRVEELPGDCGVEFIHNESVKKYFASSFEWCRKAQVIDLQAEGYWEELLDTTQPAIMVKDWYSGRRDAGCLYELTVKLLSEHEDVLAEFNSGQVAVPQDSDDGGWIEISHTFTDYGPGVRFVRFEHGGQDCVYWKGWFGARVTNSSVWVEP, from the exons AGAGCGTGGGCCAGCCGGAGGAGGCCAGCCCGGAGGACCAGCAGGAGGAGGCTGGCGCGGAGGAAGCGAGCGGCGGGGAGGAGCGGCCCGAGgacgagggggaggaggaggcagcGTACCTGGACGAGCTGCCCGAGCCGCTGCTGCTTCGTGTGCTGGCCGAGCTGCCCGCCGCCCAGCTGGTGCAGGCCTGCCGCCTGGTGTGCCTGCGCTGGAAGGAGCTGGTCGACGGCTCTCCCCTGTGGCTGCTCAAGTGCCAGCAAGAGGGTCTGGTACCCGAGGGCGGCCCCGAGGATGAGCGCGACCACTGGCAGCAGTTCTACTTCCTGAGCAAGAGGCGGCGCAACCTGCTGCACAACCCGTGCGGGGAAG AGGACTTGGAGGGCTGGTGCGACGTGGAGCACGGTGGGGACGGCTGGAGGGTGGAGGAGCTGCCCGGAGACTGTGGGGTGGAATTCATCCACAATGAGAGTGTCAAGAAGTACTTCGCCTCCTCCTTCGA GTGGTGTCGCAAAGCGCAGGTCATTGACCTGCAGGCTGAGGGCTACTGGGAGGAGCTGCTGGACACCACTCAGCCGGCCATCATGGTGAAGGACTG GTACTCGGGCCGCAGAGACGCCGGCTGCCTGTACGAGCTTACGGTGAAGCTGCTGTCGGAGCACGAGGACGTGCTGGCCGAGTTCAACAGCGGGCAGGTGGCAGTGCCACAAGACAGCGACGACGGTGGCTGGATTGAG ATCTCGCACACCTTCACCGACTATGGGCCGGGCGTCCGCTTCGTCCGCTTCGAGCACGGCGGACAGGACTGCGTCTACTGGAAGGGCTGGTTCGGGGCCCGGGTGACCAACAGCAGCGTGTGGGTGGAGCCCTGA